A section of the Agromyces aurantiacus genome encodes:
- a CDS encoding glycoside hydrolase family 113 — protein sequence MSAEVTAPAATRDAASVSDALGPYVAGMTWGWTGVRGTWSTPAAVDSMRRMAEHAVNWTAIAYAAVQATAQSTEVPFREAPTVTDDEVVWAIREARSHGLRVCLKPVVNVADGTWRAYIGFFDQDVPGEPSWGEWFASYREFILHAARLAEAEGCEMLCIGCEMVRADAREADWRALVADVREVYSGLVTYNCDKYQEDRLGWWDAVDVISSSGYYPIDRWEAELDRIEAVVAASGKPFVFMEAGCPSRTGSADRPNDWARPGDPSGAEQLRYYEAMFAACDARSWMRGFVLWDWPPVLYDEADAASNDDYCVYGKPAGAYVASGFRARVGA from the coding sequence ATGAGCGCCGAGGTGACCGCGCCCGCGGCGACGCGCGACGCGGCATCCGTCTCGGACGCACTCGGCCCGTACGTCGCGGGCATGACCTGGGGATGGACCGGCGTGCGCGGCACGTGGTCGACCCCTGCGGCCGTCGACTCGATGCGGCGCATGGCCGAGCACGCGGTGAACTGGACGGCGATCGCCTACGCCGCGGTGCAGGCCACGGCGCAGTCGACCGAGGTGCCGTTCCGCGAGGCGCCGACCGTCACCGACGACGAGGTCGTGTGGGCGATCCGCGAGGCCCGGTCGCACGGGCTGCGGGTCTGCCTCAAGCCCGTCGTGAACGTGGCCGACGGCACCTGGCGCGCGTACATCGGCTTCTTCGACCAGGACGTGCCCGGCGAGCCGAGCTGGGGCGAGTGGTTCGCGTCGTACCGCGAGTTCATCCTGCACGCGGCCCGCCTCGCCGAGGCCGAGGGGTGCGAGATGCTCTGCATCGGCTGCGAGATGGTGCGCGCCGACGCGCGCGAGGCCGACTGGCGCGCGCTCGTCGCCGACGTGCGCGAGGTCTACTCGGGCCTCGTCACCTACAACTGCGACAAGTACCAGGAGGACCGCCTCGGCTGGTGGGACGCGGTCGACGTGATCAGCTCGAGCGGCTACTACCCGATCGACCGGTGGGAGGCCGAGCTCGACCGCATCGAGGCCGTCGTCGCGGCATCCGGGAAGCCGTTCGTCTTCATGGAGGCCGGCTGCCCCTCGCGCACCGGCTCGGCCGACCGGCCGAACGACTGGGCCCGGCCCGGCGACCCGTCGGGCGCCGAGCAGCTGCGCTACTACGAGGCGATGTTCGCCGCGTGCGACGCCCGGTCCTGGATGCGCGGGTTCGTGCTCTGGGACTGGCCTCCCGTGCTCTACGACGAGGCCGATGCCGCGTCGAACGACGACTACTGCGTCTACGGCAAGCCCGCCGGGGCGTACGTGGCATCCGGGTTCCGAGCACGGGTGGGCGCGTGA